Proteins from one Arthrobacter sp. Soc17.1.1.1 genomic window:
- a CDS encoding ANTAR domain-containing protein, whose product MEQRGSAGAEGAVDRIIAHARGIFEATSSAYSLMDPEYVIIDVNPAFADLVGIPAADLVGRQAFEVFAESPSQSGQDPARVMRESLDHVKRTGQRDSLLLHRFDIPDPARPGAFLERYWSPVNSPVLDDEGRVVALLQEVHDVTEHREDLVRLLDYLSADPDASDADRSQRFAEYSAATMVTSGLYRSARQEVEQLQEAMRSRAGIEQAKGILMAQHHCTSDEAFLRLQKLSNDTNVRLKDVATAIIYQATAPRRGE is encoded by the coding sequence GTGGAGCAGCGCGGGAGTGCAGGCGCGGAAGGGGCGGTCGATCGGATCATCGCCCATGCCCGGGGCATCTTCGAGGCGACGTCGTCGGCGTACTCGCTGATGGATCCCGAGTACGTGATCATCGATGTGAATCCGGCGTTCGCCGACCTGGTGGGGATTCCCGCGGCCGATCTGGTCGGGCGCCAGGCGTTCGAGGTGTTCGCGGAGAGCCCGTCACAGTCCGGGCAGGACCCGGCGAGGGTGATGCGCGAATCCCTCGACCACGTGAAGAGGACCGGGCAGAGGGACAGTCTGCTCCTGCACCGTTTCGACATCCCGGACCCTGCCCGCCCCGGCGCGTTCCTCGAGCGGTACTGGAGCCCGGTCAACAGCCCCGTCCTGGATGACGAGGGTCGGGTGGTCGCTCTCCTGCAGGAGGTGCACGACGTCACCGAGCACCGCGAGGACCTCGTCCGCCTCCTGGACTACCTCAGTGCGGATCCGGACGCATCCGACGCGGACCGGAGTCAACGCTTCGCGGAGTACTCGGCGGCGACCATGGTGACCTCCGGCCTCTACCGCTCCGCACGGCAGGAGGTGGAGCAACTGCAGGAGGCGATGAGGTCGCGGGCGGGCATCGAGCAGGCCAAGGGTATCCTCATGGCCCAGCATCACTGCACCAGCGACGAGGCTTTCCTCCGGCTCCAGAAGCTGTCCAACGACACGAACGTCAGGCTGAAGGACGTCGCAACAGCCATCATCTACCAGGCGACGGCACCCCGCCGCGGGGAATGA
- a CDS encoding ClpP family protease, giving the protein MTDERRPTSLDDTLTQQLMSHRILLLGTELDQEGGNRLCTQLMLLSAEDPQRDISLWINSPGGSVPAMLAIRDVMRLIPNDVSTVVLGLALSAGQFLLSAGTHGKRFALPHARVLLHQGSGGIGGTAMDIAIQAEDLRHTRDTVLGLIAADTGQPIGRVTADSLRDRWFTAAEAREYGFVDRIIDHLDDIRPGRRAAVSLGGVR; this is encoded by the coding sequence ATGACCGACGAACGCAGACCCACATCCCTCGACGACACCCTGACCCAGCAGCTCATGAGCCACCGGATCCTGCTGCTCGGCACCGAACTGGACCAGGAGGGCGGCAACCGGCTGTGCACGCAGCTGATGCTGCTCTCCGCCGAGGACCCGCAGCGGGACATCAGCCTGTGGATCAACTCCCCCGGCGGGTCCGTGCCCGCGATGCTCGCGATCCGAGACGTCATGCGCCTCATCCCGAACGACGTCTCCACCGTGGTCCTGGGCCTGGCCCTCAGCGCCGGACAGTTCCTCCTCAGCGCCGGGACGCACGGCAAGCGCTTCGCCCTGCCGCACGCCCGCGTGCTGCTGCACCAGGGCTCCGGCGGTATCGGCGGCACCGCGATGGACATCGCCATCCAGGCCGAGGACCTGCGGCACACACGGGACACCGTGCTCGGGCTCATCGCCGCGGACACCGGTCAGCCGATCGGGCGCGTCACCGCCGACTCCCTGCGTGACCGCTGGTTCACGGCGGCCGAGGCGCGGGAGTACGGGTTCGTGGACCGGATCATCGACCACCTGGACGACATCCGGCCGGGCCGGCGCGCGGCCGTCAGCCTGGGCGGTGTGCGATGA
- a CDS encoding DUF1048 domain-containing protein — translation MWIEKIVGDLGDKKRYREYRERVRRLPDGYREAALALERYLLHLGPSNDGNSLIAMVTDLADLFEQSVAAGTPLRDVVGTDPVEFAEEFMQNYGGGSWIRTERDRLAKAIDHAEAEERR, via the coding sequence ATGTGGATCGAGAAGATCGTCGGGGATCTCGGCGACAAGAAGCGGTACCGGGAGTACAGGGAGCGCGTGCGGCGGTTGCCCGACGGCTACCGCGAGGCGGCCCTCGCACTGGAGCGCTACCTGCTCCACCTCGGACCGAGCAACGACGGCAACAGCCTCATCGCGATGGTCACCGACCTCGCGGACCTCTTCGAGCAGAGCGTCGCCGCAGGCACGCCGCTGCGCGACGTCGTCGGGACCGACCCCGTGGAGTTCGCCGAGGAGTTCATGCAGAACTACGGCGGCGGGAGCTGGATCCGGACGGAACGGGACAGGCTCGCGAAGGCCATCGACCACGCAGAGGCGGAGGAACGAAGATGA
- a CDS encoding aromatic amino acid ammonia-lyase, producing MSPRPQGRSRILEAIMDHVGVDAQPLTIEDLLAAVGGAELRLGDTARARIAAGRALIDEALVSGVPVYGLTTNVGHGKDQRIRREELERQQQMLVATHGGAFGPPLPQDVVRAAMAVRVNGMAQGGSGASLAAATTLVSMLNAGVHPVLPATGSIGAADIGHMAGIAQVAVGAGAARYDGETLPGGEALRRAGIPPLRLKGKDGLALISANGVSVGHGAIVVGHAARVADAADEAAALSLEATGGNPSVVLPAVGRAKPYPGQIAAAAHVLDLLQGSRLLEAAGPRSVQDALSFRVVPQVHGALREFLTVTRRAVEVELNSASDNPLADVGSGTVISNGNFHPMVMAVSFDALRVALVHAGQLSERRMSHLWNAVMGALQQGPPPQATGPASLPGVQLRYAASASFTALRLLAEPATLDSTVLDGGIEDHATGAVLTVRRTEEAVGLLADILAIEVLLAVDLLDLSSPVRLGGGATRAAELAHGAAAGAASAAEVHRRLREGFPSVQ from the coding sequence GTGTCGCCACGTCCGCAGGGGCGTTCCCGGATCCTGGAGGCGATCATGGACCACGTCGGCGTGGATGCGCAGCCCCTGACCATCGAGGATCTGCTGGCCGCCGTCGGGGGTGCGGAGCTGAGGCTCGGCGACACCGCGCGGGCGCGGATCGCAGCGGGCCGCGCGCTGATCGACGAGGCGCTGGTATCCGGGGTCCCGGTCTACGGGCTCACCACGAACGTGGGGCACGGCAAGGACCAGCGCATCCGTCGCGAGGAACTCGAACGGCAGCAGCAGATGCTCGTGGCAACCCACGGCGGAGCGTTCGGGCCGCCGCTCCCGCAGGACGTCGTCCGGGCGGCGATGGCCGTGCGGGTCAACGGCATGGCACAGGGTGGCTCCGGGGCGAGCCTCGCGGCAGCCACGACCCTGGTGTCCATGCTCAACGCCGGGGTCCACCCGGTGTTGCCCGCGACGGGTTCCATCGGCGCCGCGGACATCGGCCACATGGCGGGGATCGCCCAGGTGGCCGTCGGCGCAGGTGCCGCCCGGTACGACGGTGAGACCCTTCCCGGCGGGGAGGCACTGCGCCGCGCGGGGATCCCGCCGCTCCGCCTCAAGGGGAAGGACGGTCTCGCACTCATCTCCGCCAACGGGGTCTCCGTGGGACACGGCGCCATCGTCGTCGGCCACGCCGCCCGGGTTGCTGACGCCGCCGATGAAGCCGCCGCGCTGTCCCTCGAGGCGACGGGCGGCAACCCGTCCGTCGTCCTGCCCGCGGTCGGCCGTGCGAAGCCCTATCCGGGACAGATCGCCGCTGCCGCACACGTCCTGGACCTGCTGCAGGGCAGCCGTCTCCTGGAGGCCGCGGGACCGCGGTCCGTCCAGGACGCGCTCTCGTTCCGGGTGGTCCCGCAGGTCCACGGAGCCCTCCGCGAGTTCCTGACCGTCACGCGCCGGGCCGTGGAGGTCGAACTGAACTCGGCGAGCGACAACCCCCTCGCCGACGTCGGCTCCGGCACCGTGATCAGCAACGGCAACTTCCACCCGATGGTGATGGCCGTGTCCTTCGACGCCCTGCGCGTGGCCCTCGTCCATGCGGGGCAGCTCAGCGAGCGGCGCATGAGCCACCTGTGGAATGCCGTCATGGGTGCTCTCCAGCAGGGCCCACCGCCGCAGGCGACGGGCCCGGCGTCCCTGCCCGGGGTCCAGCTCCGGTACGCCGCGTCGGCATCCTTCACCGCCCTGCGCCTGCTGGCCGAGCCCGCGACCCTGGACTCGACCGTCCTGGACGGGGGCATCGAGGATCATGCCACGGGCGCGGTCCTGACGGTCAGGAGGACCGAGGAGGCCGTCGGGCTCCTCGCGGACATCCTCGCGATCGAGGTGCTGCTGGCGGTCGACCTGCTCGACCTGTCGTCTCCCGTCCGCCTGGGCGGCGGGGCCACCCGGGCCGCGGAACTGGCCCATGGGGCGGCCGCGGGAGCGGCATCAGCGGCGGAGGTCCACCGCAGGCTGAGGGAGGGGTTCCCGTCGGTTCAGTAG
- a CDS encoding PadR family transcriptional regulator, which yields MGKQATEMLKGTLEGIVLALLSGRAAYGYEITAWLRDQGFTDIAEGTIYALLIRAEQRGLVDVEKVPSEKGPPRKVYSLNARGQEYLDEFWRTWSFLSERLEQLREGGR from the coding sequence ATGGGCAAGCAGGCGACGGAGATGCTGAAGGGCACCCTCGAAGGGATCGTCCTGGCCCTCCTGTCCGGCAGGGCGGCCTACGGCTACGAGATCACTGCGTGGCTGAGGGATCAGGGCTTCACGGACATCGCGGAGGGCACCATCTATGCACTCCTGATCCGCGCGGAACAGCGAGGACTCGTCGATGTCGAGAAGGTCCCCTCCGAGAAGGGGCCCCCGCGCAAGGTCTACTCCCTCAATGCGCGGGGGCAGGAATACCTCGATGAGTTCTGGAGGACCTGGAGCTTCCTCTCGGAACGGCTCGAACAGCTCCGCGAAGGAGGACGGTGA
- a CDS encoding helix-turn-helix domain-containing protein: MGEILYFPSAATTGRRRQARPRTARPDEVPEDTRPGREPLLREAYGDVLRDLRLDRGERLTDVAGRAAISPQYLSEIERGRKDASSEILAAIARSLGVTVRTLSSHATTRMARGGGPQVRLAA, encoded by the coding sequence ATGGGCGAGATCCTGTATTTCCCGTCAGCTGCAACCACCGGACGACGCCGGCAGGCCCGGCCGCGCACGGCCCGCCCGGACGAGGTCCCTGAGGACACCCGCCCGGGGCGCGAGCCGCTCCTGCGCGAGGCCTACGGCGACGTGCTGCGCGACCTCCGGCTCGACCGCGGCGAGCGGCTCACGGACGTCGCCGGCCGTGCGGCCATCTCGCCGCAGTACCTCTCCGAGATCGAACGCGGCCGCAAGGACGCCTCCTCGGAGATCCTCGCGGCCATCGCGCGCTCGCTGGGTGTGACGGTGCGGACCCTGAGTTCCCATGCCACCACCCGGATGGCCCGGGGCGGAGGACCGCAGGTCCGCCTCGCCGCCTGA
- a CDS encoding TetR/AcrR family transcriptional regulator: MIEGRAETRRAILHAARTLFLEKGYAGASVRSVASAAGVDAALPIHYFGTKEALFLEAMPSMPDYQPLLEGDPDNLGERFVRYVLEEDGHLRPLYLTLLRASDAGAVGEQLRHLHETTFVAPLETRLVGPDADLRARLAAALVGGLMYALWVVGDERLLAEGQDVIIRRYGALLQQLITPHA, translated from the coding sequence ATGATCGAGGGCAGGGCCGAGACGCGCAGGGCGATCCTCCATGCCGCGCGCACGCTGTTCCTCGAGAAGGGCTACGCCGGCGCCTCGGTGAGATCGGTGGCGTCCGCCGCAGGAGTGGATGCCGCCCTCCCCATCCACTACTTCGGGACGAAGGAGGCCCTGTTCCTCGAGGCCATGCCGTCGATGCCCGACTACCAGCCCCTGCTCGAAGGCGACCCGGACAACCTGGGCGAGCGCTTCGTCCGGTACGTGCTGGAGGAGGACGGGCACCTGCGGCCCCTCTATCTCACGCTCCTGCGCGCCAGCGACGCCGGAGCCGTGGGCGAGCAGCTGCGGCACCTCCACGAGACGACCTTCGTCGCTCCGCTCGAGACCCGCCTGGTCGGTCCGGACGCGGACCTCCGCGCCCGGCTGGCCGCAGCACTGGTCGGCGGGCTGATGTATGCGCTGTGGGTCGTGGGGGACGAGCGGCTGCTCGCGGAGGGGCAGGACGTCATCATCCGTCGGTACGGGGCACTCCTGCAGCAGCTGATCACCCCGCATGCATAG
- a CDS encoding ABC transporter ATP-binding protein: MTARAPAIRVTALAKSYRDLHVLRGVDFEVARGSIFALLGSNGAGKTTVVRILSTLLAPDDGTATVNGFDVATQAPDVRESISLTGQFAAVDEVLSGRENLVLVARLRHLKDPQQVADDLLRRFALTDAGDRKAATYSGGMRRRLDIAMSLIGSPPVIFLDEPTTGLDPEARLEVWRAVRELAGQGTTVLLTTQYLDEAEQLADRIAILHEGRIIADGTLAELRQVLPPARVEYVEKQPTLEDVFLAIIGTAPAGRDEQAGGGSR, encoded by the coding sequence ATGACCGCCCGGGCTCCTGCGATCCGCGTGACGGCACTCGCGAAGTCCTACAGGGACCTGCACGTCCTCCGCGGCGTCGACTTCGAGGTGGCCCGCGGCAGCATCTTCGCGCTCCTCGGATCGAACGGCGCCGGCAAGACGACCGTGGTGAGGATCCTGTCCACGCTGCTCGCCCCCGATGACGGGACGGCCACCGTCAACGGCTTCGACGTCGCCACCCAGGCGCCGGACGTGCGGGAGTCCATCAGCCTCACGGGGCAGTTCGCCGCCGTCGACGAGGTCCTCAGCGGCCGCGAGAACCTCGTGCTCGTCGCGAGGCTCCGGCACCTGAAGGATCCGCAGCAGGTCGCCGACGACCTGCTGCGGCGCTTCGCCCTCACCGATGCGGGGGACCGGAAGGCGGCCACCTACTCCGGCGGGATGCGCCGCCGCCTGGACATCGCCATGAGCCTCATCGGCAGCCCGCCGGTGATCTTCCTCGACGAACCGACCACGGGCCTCGATCCGGAGGCCCGGCTGGAGGTGTGGCGTGCCGTCCGGGAACTGGCAGGGCAGGGGACCACCGTGCTGCTGACCACGCAGTACCTGGACGAGGCCGAGCAGCTCGCCGATCGCATCGCCATCCTCCACGAGGGCCGGATCATCGCGGACGGCACGCTCGCGGAGCTCCGGCAGGTCCTCCCGCCCGCCCGGGTGGAGTACGTCGAGAAGCAGCCCACCCTCGAGGACGTGTTCCTCGCGATCATCGGCACCGCCCCGGCGGGCAGGGATGAGCAGGCCGGAGGGGGATCCCGATGA
- a CDS encoding ABC transporter permease codes for MSTHLVRDTAALTGRSLRHITRSVDTVVTTAVMPVAIMVLFVVVFGGAIDTGTSSYVDYMLPGVLLITIASGVAYTAYRLFLDLQSGIFERFQSMPIARSSMLWAHVLTSLVANLVSLAIVVGVALLMGFRTSAGPVAWLGVLGMLVLFTLALTWMAVIAGLSAKTVDGASAFSYPLIFLPFVSSAFAPTETMPGPVRWFAENQPVTSIVDSIRDLFAGQPVGGDLWTALAWCTALLAAAYAVAIATYRRRTS; via the coding sequence ATGAGCACCCACCTGGTCCGCGACACCGCGGCGCTGACCGGCCGGTCGCTGCGCCACATCACCCGCAGCGTCGACACCGTCGTCACGACGGCGGTCATGCCCGTCGCCATCATGGTCCTGTTCGTCGTCGTGTTCGGCGGGGCGATCGACACGGGCACGTCCTCCTACGTCGACTACATGCTGCCGGGCGTCCTGCTCATCACCATCGCGTCCGGTGTGGCGTACACGGCGTACCGGCTGTTCCTGGACCTGCAGAGCGGCATCTTCGAGCGCTTCCAGTCCATGCCCATCGCCCGGTCCAGCATGCTGTGGGCGCACGTGCTCACCTCGCTCGTCGCGAACCTCGTCTCCCTCGCGATCGTCGTCGGCGTCGCCCTCCTCATGGGCTTCCGGACGTCGGCGGGTCCCGTCGCCTGGCTGGGTGTGCTCGGCATGCTGGTGCTCTTCACCCTCGCCCTGACCTGGATGGCGGTGATCGCGGGCCTGTCCGCGAAGACCGTGGACGGTGCGAGCGCGTTCTCCTACCCGCTGATCTTCCTCCCGTTCGTCAGTTCGGCCTTCGCACCGACGGAGACCATGCCCGGCCCCGTCCGCTGGTTCGCCGAGAACCAGCCGGTCACGTCGATCGTGGACTCGATCAGGGACCTGTTCGCGGGCCAGCCGGTCGGCGGCGACCTCTGGACGGCGCTCGCGTGGTGCACCGCGCTCCTCGCCGCCGCCTACGCCGTCGCCATCGCGACGTACCGGCGGAGGACGAGCTAG
- a CDS encoding ClpP family protease, translated as MSSYTIPYVTVRHGNGSQQTLDIYSSLLTERIIYLGTPLDDGVANALIAQLLHLESASASLPIDLYINSPGGSISAMLAVYDAMQYVTPPVRTTCIGQATFTAAVLLAGGERGARSILPRGRVVLHQPTIDTGRGTIPDLILEADEVERITALLDELLARHTGRTVEDIRRDTDRNLVLDARQAVHYGVVDTVVEYRKTDPPA; from the coding sequence ATGAGCAGCTACACCATCCCCTACGTCACGGTGCGCCACGGCAACGGGTCGCAGCAGACCCTCGACATCTACAGCAGCCTGCTGACCGAGCGCATCATCTATCTCGGCACGCCCCTGGACGACGGCGTGGCCAACGCGCTGATCGCGCAGCTGCTCCACCTGGAGTCCGCGAGCGCGTCGCTGCCGATCGACCTGTACATCAACTCGCCCGGTGGATCCATCAGCGCCATGCTCGCCGTGTACGACGCGATGCAGTACGTCACGCCCCCGGTCCGCACCACGTGCATCGGCCAGGCGACCTTCACCGCGGCGGTGCTCCTCGCCGGGGGTGAGCGCGGCGCGCGCTCCATCCTGCCGCGCGGACGCGTGGTGCTGCACCAGCCGACGATCGACACGGGCCGGGGCACCATCCCCGACCTCATCCTCGAGGCCGACGAGGTGGAGCGGATCACGGCGCTCCTCGACGAGCTCCTCGCCCGGCACACCGGGAGGACGGTGGAGGACATCCGGCGGGACACGGACCGGAACCTCGTCCTCGACGCCCGCCAGGCCGTGCACTACGGCGTGGTCGACACCGTGGTGGAGTACCGCAAGACGGACCCGCCCGCGTAG